The following are encoded together in the Ovis aries strain OAR_USU_Benz2616 breed Rambouillet chromosome X, ARS-UI_Ramb_v3.0, whole genome shotgun sequence genome:
- the C1GALT1C1 gene encoding C1GALT1-specific chaperone 1: MLSESSSFLKGVMLGSIFCALITMLGHIKIGHGNRMHHHEHHHLQAPNKEDILKISEDERMELSKSFRVYCILLVKPKDVSLWAAVKETWTNHCDKVDFFSSENVKVFESVNMETNDMWLMMRKAYKYAFDKYRDQYNWFFLARPTTFAIIENLKYFLLKKDPSQPFYLGHTVKSGDLEYVSMEGGIVLSIESMKRLNSLLSIPEKCPEQGGMIWKISEDKQLAVCLKYAGVFAENAEDSEGKDIFNTKSVGLFIKEAMTNHPNQVVEGCCSDMAVTFNGLTPNQMHVMMYGVYRLRAFGHVFNDALVFLPPNGSDND; encoded by the coding sequence ATGCTTTCTGAAAGCAGTTCATTTTTGAAGGGTGTAATGCTTGGAAGCATTTTCTGTGCCTTGATCACTATGCTAGGACACATTAAGATTGGTCATGGAAATAGAATGCACCACCATGAGCATCATCATCTCCAAGCTCCTAATAAAGAAGACATCTTGAAAATTTCAGAAGATGAACGCATGGAACTTAGTAAGAGCTTTCGGGTATACTGTATCCTACTTGTCAAACCCAAAGATGTGAGCCTCTGGGCTGCAGTGAAAGAAACTTGGACCAATCACTGTGACAAAGTAGACTTCTTCAGTTCTGAAAATGTTAAAGTGTTTGAGTCAGTTAACATGGAAACAAATGACATGTGGTTAATGATGAGAAAAGCTTACAAATACGCCTTTGATAAATATAGAGACCAATACAACTGGTTCTTCCTTGCACGCCCCACTACGTTTGCTATTATTGAAAACTTAAAGTACTTTTTGTTAAAAAAGGATCCATCACAACCTTTCTATCTAGGTCACACTGTAAAATCTGGAGATCTGGAGTATGTGAGCATGGAAGGAGGAATTGTCTTAAGTATAGAATCAATGAAGAGACTTAACAGCCTTCTCAGTATTCCTGAGAAGTGTCCTGAacagggagggatgatttggaagaTATCTGAAGATAAGCAGCTTGCTGTCTGCCTGAAATATGCCGGAGTGTTTGCAGAAAATGCAGAAGATTCTGAAGGAAAAGATATATTTAACACCAAATCTGTTGGGCTTTTTATTAAAGAGGCAATGACTAATCACCCAAACCAGGTAGTAGAAGGATGTTGTTCAGATATGGCTGTTACTTTTAATGGACTGACACCTAATCAGATGCATGTAATGATGTATGGGGTATACCGTCTTAGGGCATTTGGGCATGTTTTCAATGATGCATTGGTTTTCCTACCTCCAAATGGTTCTGACAATGACTGA